In the genome of Nitrospira sp. SG-bin1, one region contains:
- a CDS encoding resolvase, with amino-acid sequence MSHTRKRVALYARVSTDGQTVENQLQDLEAVAIREGWEIVERFVDKGISGAKGREGRPAFDRLCKGVVRSEFDLVAAWSVDRLGRSLQDLVAFLNELQSKKVNLYLHKQGLDTGTPAGKMLFQMLGVFSEFERSMIVERVKAGLKRAKAQGKVLGRPRIAPAVEAQILTLRKTQLLGMRAIARRLGVGNCTVQRVLRDGSTSGII; translated from the coding sequence ATGAGTCACACGAGGAAAAGGGTTGCACTGTACGCACGAGTCAGCACGGACGGCCAGACCGTAGAGAACCAGCTACAGGACTTGGAAGCCGTTGCTATTCGGGAAGGCTGGGAGATCGTTGAACGGTTCGTGGACAAGGGTATCTCCGGTGCGAAAGGCCGAGAGGGACGCCCCGCTTTTGATCGGCTGTGCAAGGGCGTCGTTCGTAGCGAGTTTGACTTGGTGGCGGCTTGGTCGGTGGACCGGTTAGGCCGAAGCCTGCAAGACCTGGTGGCCTTCCTCAATGAGTTGCAAAGCAAGAAGGTGAATCTGTACCTCCATAAACAGGGCTTGGATACGGGAACTCCAGCGGGGAAGATGCTGTTCCAGATGCTCGGAGTGTTCTCAGAGTTCGAACGGTCAATGATTGTCGAACGAGTGAAGGCCGGTCTGAAGAGGGCCAAGGCGCAGGGGAAGGTGCTGGGCAGACCACGCATAGCCCCCGCTGTTGAAGCTCAGATTCTCACCCTGAGGAAGACCCAGCTGCTTGGTATGCGGGCAATTGCCAGACGGTTGGGTGTAGGCAATTGTACAGTACAGAGAGTACTCAGGGATGGCTCCACTAGTGGAATCATCTAG